The genomic interval CGGGAAGGTCTCGGGGTCCCACACGAAGTCGCACCAGTGGAAGCCGCGCATCCAGAAGCAGTCGAAGTGGAAGACGCTCAGGGGCAGATCCCGCTCCTCCATCCCGTCGATGAAGGACGTGACCGTCTCCTCGTCGTAGGACGTGGTAAAAGAGGTGGTCAGCCACAGGCCGAAGGACCAGGTGGGCACCATCGGCGGGCGGCCGGTCAGGGCCGTGTACCGGCGCAGGACGTCCTTGGGGGTGGGGCCGTCGATGAGGTAGTAGGTCAGGCGCTCGCCCTCGACGGAGAACTGGGTGCGGGTGTTGACCTCGGAACCGACCTCGAATGAGACGCCACCCGGGTGATCGACGAAGACGCCGTAGCCAGCGCTCGTGAGGTAGAAGGGGACGTTCTTGTAGGCCTGCTCGGAGGCGGTGCCACCGTCCTCGTTCCAGATGTCGATGCTCTGACCGTTCTTGGTAAGGGCGCCGAAACGTTCCCCCAGGCCATAGACGCGCTCGCCCGGGCGCAGGCTCAGCTGCTCGCGCATCCAGGTGCGCCCGTCAAGGCCGGTGACATGGGCGACGGCGCGCGGCAGGGAGGCGGTCAGGGGGCGGTCGGCATGGGTGAAGGCCGCCGTCCAGTCCTCGCCCTCGGCCAGGGCGACGGCAAGCTCGCCCGCGCGCAGGACGAGCCCGTCGCAGTCGCGTTCGACGACGCCCCTGTATGCGGGGTCGGTGACAATCTCGAAGGACGGCCCACGCTCGCGGCGGCCCTTGTGGTGGACGAGCTCGACCTTGATGACACCGTCGGCGACAGCGGTGAAGGTGGCTCTCAACAGGGCCGTGTTGAGGGTGTCGCCGCGGGTGAGGACCGGCCGGACGGGGGCGTGGGCGTGCACGGAACCGTCCTCGACGACAAGGTCGAGCAGCCCGCGGGCCTTGTTCACCTGGTAGCCGTTCCGGTCGAGCCAGTAGCCGTTGGAGAACTTCATCGATGGTTCCTCTGAGGTGGATGGGTGTCGCCGCTCACTTGACCGCACCGGCGGTGACGCCGCGGGTCAGGGTGCGCTGGAAGACCAGGAAGAACAGGAAGGTTGGGATGAGGGAGACGAGTGCTCCCGCGTTGAGGGTGGGAACATCGAGCATGCGGTCGCCCTGAAGGCTGGACAGTGCGATGGGGACGGTCTGGGTGTCGCCGGAGGTCAGCATGACTAGCGGGATGAAGAACTCGTTCCACGTCCAGATGAAGAAGAAGATCATGAGCACGCTCATGGTGGGCCGAACGACGGGATAGACGACCCTCCACAGGATCTGCCATCGCGAGGCGCCGTCGAGCTCGGCCGCTTCCAGCAATGCCCGGGGGAAGGTGCCCAGGACGGAGGACAGCAGGTAGGTGCCGAAGGCGGACTGGATGACGGTGAAGATGATGACGATGGACCAGGGGTTGTCGGTGAGGCCGACTCTGCGGGCCATCATGAACAGTGGGTAGATGAGGCCCTCCTGGGGCAGCATGTTCGCGATCATGAACACGGCGATGATCCAGGCGCGTCCCCGTACCCGCCCCACGCCGATGGCGTAGGCGTTGAACAGCGACAGGAAGGTGCCCAGCACGGCGACGAGGGCGCTGGTCCAGATGGAGTTCCACAGCTTGATTGGGAAGTCGACCCGGTGCCAGAAGTAGACGAGGCCGTCGGTGTAGATCTCGGTCGGCAGGGCCAGCGGTGAGCCGGAGGAGTAGTCCGACGGCGACTTGAAGGCGTTCATCACCATGAGCGCAAAGGGTGTCACCATGACGACGGCGACGAGACCGACGACGGCGAGGATGAGCCAGCGGGTGGCACCGCGGTGGAAACGGTCCCGATGTCGTCCCGGCCGTCCGGGGCGGGTGGATGCGGTGGTGGCGCTCATGTCAGCGTCCTTCCTCCTCACGGCGTGCGCTGCGGTTCTGCAGGACCTGGATGACGCCGGCGATGACGATGATGACGAGCGTGAGGACGGTGGAGACCGCTGCCCCGTAGCCGACCTTCGACTTGTCGAAGAAGTTGAGGTACGAGTAATAGCTGGGCACAAGGGTGGAGGATTCGGGCCCGCCCCTGGTGAGGACGTAGACCGGGGCGAAGACCTTGAGGGCCGCGATAGTGCAGGTGAGCACGATGACGAAGGTCTCCGGCTTGATCTGGGGGACCGTGATGGCCCGGAACCGTGCGAACCAGCCGGCACCGTCGAGCTCGGCGGCCTCGTATAGCTCGGGGTCCACCCGCTGGAGCGCGGACATGAAGATGACGGTTGGGTAGCCGATCTGGATCCAGATGAGCACGAGCATGACCGAGGGCAGCGCGAGCGAGGTCGAGCCCAGCCAGTTCGGCGGCGCGTCCACACCCAGACCCCGCAAGATGCTGTTCAGTGCGCCAGTCTGGGAGTTGAGGATCCAGTTCCACACGATGCCGGCCACGGCGACCGGCAGGATCTGCGGCAGGTAGTACATGGCGCGCAGGGTCGACGCCACGGAGGAGCTGAAGTGCTTGCCGACATAGTCGAAGAGGACGGCGGCGAGCAGCAGCCCAATGAGTGTCGGGACGAGGACCATCGCGACGATCATGAACATCGAGTTCTGGAAGGAGGACCAGAACTTCTCATCGGCCAGCAGCTCGGAGTAGTTGCCCAGCCCGATGAAGCGCATCGGGGCCATGCCTCCCTTCCACTTGTGCAGCGAGTACCAGATGTTCATCACCAGCGGGTAGAGGATGATGACCGTGAAGGCCAGGGCGCCGGGGATGAGGTAGGGCAGGTACGGCAGGGAGCGCCGCCGGGACCGGCGGGTCCTGGGTCCGGCCGCCTGCGGTCGTGTACGGGTAGGTGCGGGCATGCGTCGTCTTCCTCGTCGAGGGTCTGCCGGGTGGAGGGTCGGTGACGGCCCGGCTCGGGGCCGACCCCGTCTGAGGGCGAGGACGTGCCGTACGCGGCGCCCCCTCGCCCTCGGGACTCAGACGTCGACGATCTCCGCCTTGCCCTCCTCGTAGGCGGCCGCAAGGTCCGCCATCGCCTCGGCGCCCGTCTTGGAGCCGTTGATGAGGGACTGCATGGCGGAGACGATCTGGTCGTAGAAGCCGGCGACGGGCCAGTCGGGGTAGAAGGCCAGACCGTCGCCGTCGAGGATCTCCTGGAAGTTCTCCGTCATGACACGGGTCTTGTCGTCCTCGATGGTGGTGGGATCGCCAAGGACCGGCAGCCCACCGTGCTGGGCGAAGACGGCCTGAACCTCCTCGGACAAGGTGATGTCGATGAACTCCGCGGCCAGGTCCGGGTTCTTGGCGTTGGCGGGTACGACCCACAGGTTGCCCGAGGAGCCGGGGTAGAGGTCCGTACCCGGGAAGAGGAACTGGTCCCACTCGAAGCCGGCGATGTCGGCGACCATCCGAGCGAACCACCAGGAGCCGGAGACGAACATCGGGTGCCTGCCCGCGACGAAGGAGGCACCGGCGTCCTCAGCCGTCAGGCCCGCGCTGTCAGCGGCGACGTAGCCCTTGCCGATCCAGCTGGCAAGCCGTTCGGTCCCGGCCTTGATCGGGTCGGCCCTCCAGTCGACGTCGCCTTGGAAGAGTTGGTAGGCGTTGACGAAGTTGCGGTCCGCCTGCGTCAGGACGAGCTGGTACCACAACTGTCCCATCGGGTACTCGGAGCCGGCCTCCGCGAAGGGGACGATGCCCTGGGCCACGAAGGCGTCGCAGACGCTCTCGAGCTCCTCAAGCGTGGTGGGGACCGTGAGCCCCGCCTGCTCGAACATGTCTTTGTTGTAGTAGACGAAGACGTACTCGCCGTAGTTGGGCACGCCGTACCAGTCGCCTGCGCCCATGAGACCGGCTTCGGTGTACCGGGCGGTAGTCTGGAGCGAGGCGGGCAGGGCGGAGTCCCAGCCGTACTTGGCGGCGTAGTCGGTGAGCGGGGTGATGAGGCCCTGGGAGGCGAGTTGTCCGGAGGTGGAGTTGCCCTTGTTGAACTCCATGACGTCCGGGACGTCGTCACCGGTGAGAACGATCTTGGCGTTTTTCTGCAGTTGCTCGAAGGTCTGCTCGACTGTCCTGACCTCGACCTCGGGGTGCCTGTCCTTGAAGATCTCGATCGCGCGCTTCCAGGCGATGGCTTGCGCGGAGGTCTCCGTCTCATAGTCCCAGATGACGAAGGTGGTGGCGCCGCCTTCGGAGGAGCCAGATCCCGAGCCACAGGCGGCGAGGCCGAGGCCGAGGAGGGTCGTGCCCATGAGGCCGGTGAAGGCCCGGCGGTTGATCTTCATTGGTGTGAACCTCTCCGTTGAGATGATGCGGGGAACGTGGGTGGTACGGGGCCGATGGAGCGTCCGGGTACCGGGGTGCACTGGACGAGCCGGTGGCAGTCGGCGGGCTTGATCTCGTCGTCGAGGAGCCGCACGAGCGCGCGTGCGGCGTAGGCACCCATCTGCTCCCCGGGGGCATGCGAGGTGCTCAGAGGCGGGTTCGTCATGGCGCCGAGGGTCCGGGAGGAGACAGCGCCGACGACGGAGATGTCCTCGGGGACGCTCAGGCCCATCTCGTCCAGGCCCGCGACAAGCCCCATGACGGCCATGTCGTTGAGGACGACGACGGCGGTGGGGCGCTGCTCCTGCTGCAACAGCGGGGCGGCCAGCAGGCGGCCGGCGACCGGGCTGGCGTCGCAGGAGACGGTGGCGGGGCGCAGCCGGAGGGACTGCATCGCCTGGACGTAGCCGGCCCGGGCGCGCAGGGCCGGGCCGTAGCCGGAGGCCACTTGGGACTCCGGCCTGCCGACGAAGGCGATGCGCTTGTGGCCCAGGTCGTGCAGGGCGTGGACGGCGTCGGCAACCGCCTGCTCGAAGTCGATGTCGACATAGGCGTGACGCTCCGGGTCGGCGGTGCGGCCGACGAGGACGAAGGGGACCTTGGCCCTTTCCAGGGCCTCGACACGGGGGTCTTCGACGGCCACCTCGACGAGGAGGACGCCGTCAGCCTTGCCCTGGCGGACGATCAGGGCGAGCTCCTCGCCGCCGCCCTCCCGGCTGACGGGCCAGACCGCGAGGTGGTAGCTGAGCTCGGCGGCGGCCGCCTGGGCGCCGCGCACGATCTCGAAGACGGTCTCGCCCATGGCCGTGTCGAAGGCGGGAAAGCTCATGGCCAGGGTGTGGGCGCGGCGGCGCGCCAGTCCCTGGGCCATGGCGTTGGGCTGATAGTCGAGCTCCTCCATGACCCGGCGGATGCGCTCGGCGGTGGCGCGGGCGACGGGGCGTGCGCCGGACAGCGCGTAGGAGACAGTGGAGACGGCGACGTTGGCTCGTCGGGCAACGTCCTGCATCGTGGCCATGCGCACCTCCTTGTGGCTCCCGCGTTCGAAGCGCCTCGTCGAAGCGCTTCGATTCAGCATGTTCCGTGGCTCACGTGCACGTCAAACGAATAAGAGCAACATCGAACATATTCGACTGGACAGCAGTGCCGGGCGGACCACCACCCGCCGTGAGAAAAAGGCAGGTGCCCCTCAGCGCGGGCGCACAGGGGCGAGCCCGGCCAGCAGCGCCAGGCAGGAGCAGGAAA from Actinomyces respiraculi carries:
- a CDS encoding carbohydrate ABC transporter permease — its product is MSATTASTRPGRPGRHRDRFHRGATRWLILAVVGLVAVVMVTPFALMVMNAFKSPSDYSSGSPLALPTEIYTDGLVYFWHRVDFPIKLWNSIWTSALVAVLGTFLSLFNAYAIGVGRVRGRAWIIAVFMIANMLPQEGLIYPLFMMARRVGLTDNPWSIVIIFTVIQSAFGTYLLSSVLGTFPRALLEAAELDGASRWQILWRVVYPVVRPTMSVLMIFFFIWTWNEFFIPLVMLTSGDTQTVPIALSSLQGDRMLDVPTLNAGALVSLIPTFLFFLVFQRTLTRGVTAGAVK
- a CDS encoding carbohydrate ABC transporter permease, giving the protein MPAPTRTRPQAAGPRTRRSRRRSLPYLPYLIPGALAFTVIILYPLVMNIWYSLHKWKGGMAPMRFIGLGNYSELLADEKFWSSFQNSMFMIVAMVLVPTLIGLLLAAVLFDYVGKHFSSSVASTLRAMYYLPQILPVAVAGIVWNWILNSQTGALNSILRGLGVDAPPNWLGSTSLALPSVMLVLIWIQIGYPTVIFMSALQRVDPELYEAAELDGAGWFARFRAITVPQIKPETFVIVLTCTIAALKVFAPVYVLTRGGPESSTLVPSYYSYLNFFDKSKVGYGAAVSTVLTLVIIVIAGVIQVLQNRSARREEEGR
- a CDS encoding extracellular solute-binding protein — encoded protein: MKINRRAFTGLMGTTLLGLGLAACGSGSGSSEGGATTFVIWDYETETSAQAIAWKRAIEIFKDRHPEVEVRTVEQTFEQLQKNAKIVLTGDDVPDVMEFNKGNSTSGQLASQGLITPLTDYAAKYGWDSALPASLQTTARYTEAGLMGAGDWYGVPNYGEYVFVYYNKDMFEQAGLTVPTTLEELESVCDAFVAQGIVPFAEAGSEYPMGQLWYQLVLTQADRNFVNAYQLFQGDVDWRADPIKAGTERLASWIGKGYVAADSAGLTAEDAGASFVAGRHPMFVSGSWWFARMVADIAGFEWDQFLFPGTDLYPGSSGNLWVVPANAKNPDLAAEFIDITLSEEVQAVFAQHGGLPVLGDPTTIEDDKTRVMTENFQEILDGDGLAFYPDWPVAGFYDQIVSAMQSLINGSKTGAEAMADLAAAYEEGKAEIVDV
- a CDS encoding LacI family DNA-binding transcriptional regulator, with protein sequence MATMQDVARRANVAVSTVSYALSGARPVARATAERIRRVMEELDYQPNAMAQGLARRRAHTLAMSFPAFDTAMGETVFEIVRGAQAAAAELSYHLAVWPVSREGGGEELALIVRQGKADGVLLVEVAVEDPRVEALERAKVPFVLVGRTADPERHAYVDIDFEQAVADAVHALHDLGHKRIAFVGRPESQVASGYGPALRARAGYVQAMQSLRLRPATVSCDASPVAGRLLAAPLLQQEQRPTAVVVLNDMAVMGLVAGLDEMGLSVPEDISVVGAVSSRTLGAMTNPPLSTSHAPGEQMGAYAARALVRLLDDEIKPADCHRLVQCTPVPGRSIGPVPPTFPASSQRRGSHQ